The following proteins are encoded in a genomic region of Rhizobium sp. CCGE531:
- a CDS encoding mechanosensitive ion channel family protein produces the protein MQYLFDPITQFLLLVAIVAGAHWLLPKHRAVRFAIDVAFFVTLTAILLANGVAPYSETLISSDFWHRLFYGLAKTIWWLGGAMMLVSSIRLFLIFERRPREARFVQDLIAGIIYVGAALSVVAYVFSVPVGTLIATSGVFAIVLGLALQSTLSDVFSGIALNLGRSYSVGNWIILESGIQGRVIETNWRATHLSNATNDLVVIPNSALAKAQLVNLNSPDETHGIAMTIKLAPTRTPATMARLLETVTLGSNHMMRIPDPLVSIVSLTKEVIEFELAFRIRDISETTAAKNEIYDLVYRHALAAGIPLASSAVFSTALTQETVTGIEEGSENPLRLMAMMPLFSALTEKERETLSKSATRRTYAKGTEIIAQGERSQALALVESGVVNVVRQENGRDTELNRLSPGDFFGERGLLIGAEEPGSIIALTPAVVCEIGRDQLCEILRERPALAEDIGTTLAGRLEQEKHLQGIGGTPSQHVQTLANRIRHLFQLPYAAV, from the coding sequence ATGCAATATCTATTTGATCCTATTACGCAATTTTTGCTTCTCGTCGCCATTGTCGCCGGTGCGCATTGGCTATTGCCGAAGCACAGGGCCGTGCGCTTTGCTATCGATGTCGCTTTTTTTGTTACGTTGACCGCCATTCTGCTGGCGAACGGCGTTGCGCCCTATTCAGAAACATTGATATCGTCGGATTTCTGGCATCGCCTGTTCTATGGACTTGCAAAGACGATCTGGTGGCTCGGCGGAGCGATGATGCTCGTCAGCAGCATCAGGTTGTTCCTGATCTTCGAGCGCCGCCCTCGCGAAGCCCGGTTCGTCCAGGACCTGATCGCCGGGATTATCTATGTCGGGGCCGCGCTTTCGGTGGTGGCTTATGTATTCAGTGTGCCGGTCGGCACGCTGATCGCGACATCCGGTGTCTTTGCGATCGTCCTTGGCCTGGCGCTGCAAAGCACGCTTTCCGATGTTTTTTCCGGTATCGCTCTCAATCTCGGTCGTTCATACAGCGTCGGAAACTGGATCATTCTGGAAAGCGGTATCCAGGGTCGCGTCATCGAGACCAACTGGCGCGCGACCCATCTCTCCAACGCCACGAACGATCTCGTCGTCATTCCGAACAGCGCGCTCGCAAAAGCACAATTGGTCAATCTCAACAGCCCCGACGAAACGCATGGCATTGCCATGACGATCAAGCTCGCCCCGACGCGGACGCCGGCGACCATGGCGAGACTGCTCGAGACGGTCACGCTGGGAAGCAATCATATGATGCGTATTCCGGATCCCCTGGTCTCGATCGTCAGCCTCACCAAGGAGGTCATCGAATTCGAGCTTGCTTTCCGCATCCGTGACATATCCGAGACGACAGCCGCAAAGAACGAGATCTACGATCTGGTGTACCGGCACGCGCTGGCGGCTGGAATTCCACTCGCAAGCAGTGCCGTGTTCAGTACAGCGCTCACACAAGAGACGGTGACCGGCATAGAGGAAGGGTCCGAGAATCCCTTGCGCCTCATGGCGATGATGCCACTCTTTTCCGCTCTTACTGAAAAGGAGCGTGAAACACTTTCCAAATCCGCTACGCGCCGAACCTACGCCAAAGGGACAGAGATCATTGCGCAGGGAGAACGCTCACAGGCCTTGGCGCTTGTCGAAAGCGGCGTCGTGAATGTGGTCCGTCAGGAGAATGGTCGAGATACGGAACTCAATCGACTATCGCCTGGTGATTTCTTCGGCGAGCGCGGTCTTTTGATCGGCGCGGAAGAACCCGGCAGCATCATCGCGCTGACGCCGGCCGTTGTCTGCGAGATCGGACGCGATCAGCTTTGCGAGATCTTGCGGGAGCGCCCGGCTCTTGCTGAGGACATCGGCACAACGCTCGCTGGCCGCCTCGAGCAGGAAAAACACCTGCAAGGTATAGGCGGCACGCCGTCGCAGCATGTGCAGACACTCGCCAATCGCATCCGTCATCTGTTCCAGTTACCGTACGCGGCGGTCTGA
- a CDS encoding c-type cytochrome has protein sequence MNLSKRHLAIGAAFVSALIVTGLGIAAWIVYEPALSEIARPSPSSFDRGLVAKGEQLATVGDCIVCHTAPNGAPFAGARALPTPFGTLFSDNITPDEKTGIGAWSLPAFSRAMRQGVARDGSHLYPALPYEHFTHVSDDDLEAIYAFLMTRQPVSQPAPENQLLPGLGFRPLLAGWKLLFLQQTAFEPQANESAEWNRGKYLADGLAHCGGCHTPRNLAGGEERGREFAGGVAEGWNAPALDETNPSAASWNADSLFAYLKTGSDRGHSAAGGPMGPVAEGLSRLNDADVRAIAVYIASQMHPAREASPSVAAVETASDNRSTAAATHPEADLLFEGACSGCHAPRAPMNIIGRPLLSTASDLRADDPRNAVQTLLQGIVPPGEKGAYMPSFSSSMTDRQLTDLLAYARARFTDKPAWPNLEATVGDIRKENAQ, from the coding sequence ATGAACCTTTCGAAGCGACATCTGGCAATCGGAGCCGCGTTCGTATCGGCTTTGATCGTTACCGGGCTCGGGATTGCCGCCTGGATCGTCTATGAGCCGGCACTTTCCGAAATCGCGCGTCCATCCCCCTCGAGCTTCGATCGCGGTCTCGTCGCAAAGGGCGAGCAGCTCGCCACCGTCGGCGATTGCATCGTCTGTCACACCGCGCCGAACGGCGCGCCTTTCGCCGGCGCGCGCGCTTTGCCGACGCCTTTTGGCACACTCTTCTCGGACAATATCACCCCTGACGAGAAGACGGGCATCGGCGCCTGGTCGCTTCCCGCATTCAGCCGTGCCATGAGGCAGGGCGTCGCCCGCGATGGAAGCCATCTCTACCCGGCATTGCCCTACGAGCACTTTACCCATGTCAGCGACGACGACCTCGAGGCCATCTACGCGTTTCTGATGACCCGCCAGCCAGTTTCGCAGCCGGCTCCCGAAAACCAGCTGCTTCCGGGCCTTGGATTCCGACCGCTGCTTGCCGGCTGGAAGCTGCTCTTCCTCCAGCAGACGGCGTTCGAGCCCCAGGCGAACGAAAGCGCCGAGTGGAACCGTGGCAAATATCTAGCGGACGGACTTGCCCATTGCGGTGGCTGTCATACGCCGCGCAATCTCGCCGGTGGTGAGGAAAGGGGGCGCGAATTTGCCGGCGGCGTCGCGGAGGGCTGGAATGCGCCCGCGCTCGACGAGACGAACCCTTCCGCCGCGAGCTGGAATGCGGATTCACTCTTTGCCTATCTCAAGACGGGATCCGATCGCGGGCACAGCGCGGCCGGCGGCCCGATGGGACCTGTTGCCGAAGGCCTCTCCCGCCTCAACGATGCCGACGTCAGGGCGATCGCCGTCTACATAGCTTCCCAGATGCATCCAGCTCGGGAGGCGTCTCCCTCGGTCGCCGCCGTCGAGACCGCCAGCGATAACAGATCCACGGCTGCCGCCACGCATCCCGAGGCCGACCTTCTTTTTGAAGGCGCCTGCTCCGGCTGCCACGCGCCGCGGGCGCCGATGAACATTATTGGCCGGCCGCTTCTTTCGACGGCCTCCGACCTCAGGGCCGACGATCCGAGGAACGCCGTGCAGACGCTGCTGCAGGGGATCGTGCCGCCAGGGGAAAAAGGCGCCTACATGCCGTCCTTTTCCAGCAGCATGACCGACCGCCAGCTAACCGATCTGCTCGCCTATGCCCGCGCTCGCTTCACCGACAAGCCGGCATGGCCGAACCTGGAGGCCACGGTCGGCGACATACGCAAGGAGAATGCGCAATGA
- a CDS encoding (2Fe-2S)-binding protein, translating to MTISINVNGEGHEVEADPDTPLLYVLRDDLELNGAKYGCGLGQCGACTVHVDGKPVFSCLTPVGLLAGRKVRTIEGLGTAEKPNVVQKAFQDEQAAQCGYCIAGMIMRAQALLDRNPSPTEEEIRVHMQPNLCRCGTHARILRAVHRASRELSSASLTGGAQ from the coding sequence ATGACGATCTCGATCAACGTCAATGGCGAAGGCCACGAGGTGGAAGCGGATCCGGATACACCGCTTCTCTACGTGCTCCGTGACGATCTCGAGCTGAATGGCGCCAAGTATGGATGCGGCCTCGGGCAATGCGGCGCCTGCACCGTGCATGTCGACGGGAAGCCGGTCTTTTCCTGCCTGACGCCGGTCGGCCTGCTCGCGGGCAGGAAGGTGCGCACCATCGAGGGGCTGGGTACGGCCGAAAAGCCGAATGTCGTCCAGAAGGCCTTCCAGGACGAGCAGGCCGCACAATGCGGCTATTGCATCGCCGGCATGATCATGCGCGCCCAAGCGCTGCTCGATCGTAATCCGTCGCCGACCGAGGAGGAGATCCGCGTGCATATGCAACCCAATCTCTGCCGTTGCGGAACCCATGCCCGAATATTGAGGGCGGTGCATCGCGCGAGCCGTGAGCTTTCCTCCGCTTCCCTGACGGGAGGCGCGCAATGA
- a CDS encoding molybdopterin cofactor-binding domain-containing protein, protein MNAIPNTGLTRRSFLSASGIAVAFALTRPAFAQLAGGGEGGAGPAIVAPDLPGSLKSWPYLDSWIQLDEKGHATVFTGKAELGQGIRTALLQVAAEELDLPPASVTLVTVDTARTPDEGLTAGSHSMQDSGTAIRNAAANVRMVLLQEAAERLRVEPEQLSTTGNGKIAVPDGRSVSYGEVAAALSLHVEAIANAPLRKKPEFRTMGTNLPRLDIPAKTTGGQAFLHDMRLPGMLHARLLRGPSERTRLKLPPASEIEALPKVVKFVQNGDFAAIVAEREWDAVKLMRKLQASDYEPAGAPFPTGSVTDTLKALPARDIVILDVAHPAAAPVKTLSARYTRRWLSHGSIGPSCAIALLENDLLTIWTHSQGTYDVRRVAAELLGRPVEKIRAIHVEGSGCYGQNGADDVAAEAAYIAVTVPGRPVRLQWMREQEFGWEPLGPGMVTEVEAGLDASNRIVAWKYDVWSNPHNNRPVGAGGVLIGNQILPGFPQPEGKEIPMPEGDGSRNSNPLYDLPNMNVLYHFIKDMPIRVSALRSLGAHLNVFSIESMFDELALAGNVDPLDLRLNHMADARARQVMQTATDAFGWRKRQKRGPFHGFGMAFARYKNLGAYCAVCLEISVDQNTGRITVHRVQAAADCGEVVSPNGVQNQIEGAIIQSLSWCTREEVTNDETLRTSFDWSAYPILRFLDIPEKIDVIVEEQPGQPFLGVAECGQGPTSAALANALADATGIRFRDMPMTSERVRAAIVTL, encoded by the coding sequence ATGAACGCCATTCCGAATACCGGTCTCACCCGGCGCTCCTTCCTCAGCGCAAGCGGCATAGCCGTCGCATTTGCACTTACGCGTCCTGCCTTCGCCCAGCTTGCCGGCGGCGGCGAGGGAGGGGCAGGGCCTGCGATCGTTGCTCCCGACCTTCCGGGCAGTCTGAAAAGCTGGCCCTATCTCGACTCGTGGATCCAGCTCGATGAAAAGGGTCATGCCACCGTCTTCACCGGCAAGGCCGAGCTCGGGCAGGGCATCAGGACCGCATTGCTGCAGGTCGCGGCGGAAGAACTCGATCTTCCGCCGGCGTCGGTCACGCTCGTGACGGTCGATACCGCGCGCACGCCCGACGAAGGGCTGACGGCGGGAAGCCATTCGATGCAGGACAGCGGCACTGCGATCCGCAACGCGGCGGCCAATGTTCGGATGGTGCTCCTGCAGGAGGCGGCCGAGCGGTTGCGGGTCGAGCCCGAGCAACTCTCTACGACCGGAAATGGAAAAATTGCCGTGCCGGATGGCCGCTCGGTGTCCTATGGTGAGGTAGCCGCCGCGCTCTCGCTGCATGTCGAGGCGATCGCCAACGCACCACTGCGCAAAAAGCCCGAGTTTCGAACAATGGGCACGAACTTGCCGCGGCTCGATATCCCCGCCAAGACGACCGGCGGTCAGGCTTTCCTTCACGATATGCGCCTGCCGGGCATGCTGCATGCCCGTTTGCTGCGCGGCCCGAGCGAGAGGACACGTCTGAAGCTGCCGCCCGCCTCCGAGATCGAGGCGCTGCCGAAGGTGGTCAAGTTCGTGCAGAACGGTGATTTCGCGGCCATCGTCGCCGAGAGGGAATGGGACGCGGTCAAACTGATGCGCAAGCTCCAGGCATCCGACTACGAGCCCGCCGGAGCACCGTTTCCGACCGGAAGCGTCACGGATACGCTGAAGGCGCTGCCGGCTCGAGACATCGTTATTCTCGATGTCGCCCATCCGGCCGCAGCGCCTGTCAAAACGCTGTCGGCGCGCTATACGCGCCGATGGCTCAGTCACGGCTCAATCGGTCCCTCCTGTGCGATCGCATTGCTCGAGAACGATCTCCTGACTATCTGGACCCATAGCCAGGGGACCTATGACGTGCGCCGCGTCGCCGCCGAACTGCTCGGCCGACCCGTCGAAAAAATCCGTGCGATCCATGTCGAGGGTTCCGGCTGCTACGGTCAGAATGGCGCGGATGACGTCGCCGCCGAGGCTGCCTATATCGCCGTGACGGTTCCCGGCCGGCCGGTTCGGTTGCAATGGATGCGAGAACAGGAGTTCGGCTGGGAGCCGCTCGGTCCTGGCATGGTCACCGAGGTCGAAGCTGGTCTTGATGCCTCCAACCGTATCGTGGCGTGGAAATACGATGTCTGGAGCAACCCACACAACAACCGTCCGGTCGGCGCTGGCGGCGTTCTTATCGGCAACCAGATCCTTCCTGGCTTTCCACAGCCGGAAGGCAAGGAAATCCCGATGCCGGAAGGAGACGGAAGCCGCAATTCCAATCCGCTCTACGATCTGCCGAACATGAATGTCCTTTATCACTTCATCAAGGACATGCCGATCAGGGTCTCGGCGCTGCGTTCGCTCGGCGCCCATCTCAACGTCTTCTCGATCGAAAGCATGTTCGACGAGCTGGCGCTTGCCGGCAATGTCGATCCACTCGATCTTCGGCTGAACCACATGGCCGATGCCCGCGCGCGCCAGGTCATGCAAACAGCGACCGATGCGTTTGGCTGGCGCAAGCGTCAAAAGAGAGGTCCCTTCCACGGCTTCGGCATGGCCTTCGCCCGATACAAGAACCTCGGCGCCTATTGTGCTGTCTGCCTGGAGATCAGCGTCGACCAGAATACCGGACGGATCACCGTCCACCGCGTCCAGGCCGCCGCCGATTGCGGCGAGGTCGTCAGTCCCAATGGCGTTCAGAACCAGATCGAGGGTGCGATCATTCAGTCGCTCAGTTGGTGCACGCGCGAGGAAGTCACCAACGACGAAACGCTCCGCACCAGCTTCGATTGGAGCGCGTACCCGATCCTGCGCTTCCTCGATATCCCTGAGAAGATTGACGTCATTGTCGAGGAGCAACCCGGCCAACCGTTTCTTGGTGTCGCCGAATGCGGGCAGGGGCCGACTTCGGCAGCCCTTGCCAATGCGTTGGCGGATGCGACCGGCATACGCTTTCGCGACATGCCGATGACCTCGGAACGGGTGAGGGCGGCGATCGTCACTCTGTAG
- a CDS encoding LysR family transcriptional regulator: MNTDDVLVFTAAVSAGSLSAAARRLGVTPMVATRRLAALEAAVGVRLLHRTTRSLSLTPEGESFLPFAQALVDNEAAAMALLHSGTESAAGLLRLSVPISFGLKFIMPMVPKLLEDNPDLRISVDMTDSLPDLVATGTDLAIRIARLRDSSLIARKLADNPRVVVASPRYLARRGTPSSLDELADHDCLSLAGATHWTFREHGAERHARLNGRFSCSSIAGCYTACLGGAGIAMLSTWYAADDIKAGRLVPIDFQGAEPEAINIWAVYPTTRLVLPKVRVFITAFRAALAEAGIEGTTE, from the coding sequence ATGAACACGGATGATGTGTTGGTCTTCACCGCCGCGGTTTCGGCCGGAAGCCTTTCCGCCGCGGCGCGGCGTCTTGGCGTCACCCCCATGGTCGCAACACGCAGGCTCGCAGCGCTTGAGGCCGCAGTCGGCGTAAGGCTGCTCCATCGCACCACACGATCGCTTTCGCTCACGCCGGAAGGCGAGAGCTTCCTGCCTTTCGCGCAGGCGCTCGTCGATAACGAGGCGGCTGCCATGGCGCTCTTGCATTCCGGCACCGAGAGCGCCGCCGGCCTGCTGCGCCTATCCGTGCCGATCTCGTTCGGCCTGAAATTCATCATGCCGATGGTGCCGAAGCTGCTGGAAGACAACCCCGATCTGAGAATCTCGGTCGACATGACCGACAGCCTGCCTGACCTTGTGGCGACCGGAACGGATCTCGCAATCCGGATTGCCCGGCTCAGGGACAGCAGCCTTATAGCCCGCAAGCTCGCGGACAATCCGCGGGTCGTCGTCGCTAGTCCGCGCTATCTCGCCCGTCGCGGCACGCCATCGTCTCTCGACGAACTCGCCGATCACGACTGCCTGTCGCTCGCCGGCGCCACCCACTGGACATTTCGCGAGCATGGCGCTGAGCGGCACGCCAGACTGAATGGACGCTTCTCCTGCAGCAGCATCGCAGGCTGCTATACGGCATGCCTCGGTGGGGCCGGCATCGCCATGCTGTCGACCTGGTACGCGGCAGACGACATCAAAGCTGGCCGCTTGGTGCCGATCGATTTTCAGGGCGCAGAACCCGAAGCGATCAACATCTGGGCCGTCTATCCGACGACGCGTCTCGTTCTTCCCAAAGTCCGTGTCTTCATCACCGCGTTTCGCGCCGCGCTAGCGGAGGCTGGCATCGAGGGAACTACAGAGTGA
- a CDS encoding MFS transporter: MDTLNHHRPVVSKELSRPALFAMAAASGIAVANIYYNQPMLGIIENEFQHQPITGFIPTATQLGYALGLFFLLPLGDLVHRRKLIIGQFIVLSVALALAAIAPSAWSLVLASLVVGASSTVAQQIVPFAASLASPERRGSTIGTVMAGVLSGILFSRTLSGFVGEHAGWREMFWIGVPLALAAAVLMYFALPHHRPTSRMAYHNAIKSLAHLWKRERALRTAALMQASLFGSFTAFWTILALYLQTPRFNLGADVAGLFGIVGAAGIFAAPLAGKIADRRGPHFVVWMGALLTLVAWVIFGLWASLAALVIGVVILDFGIQSALVSNQHIVYALDADARSRLNTIFMTSMFLGGAIGAALATAAWEYGGWIGVSALGALLAVAALAIRAVEHRARSTVAART, encoded by the coding sequence ATGGACACGTTAAATCATCACCGGCCGGTGGTGTCGAAAGAGCTTTCGAGGCCGGCCCTATTTGCCATGGCGGCGGCCAGTGGCATCGCCGTGGCGAATATCTATTACAATCAGCCGATGCTCGGGATCATCGAGAATGAATTCCAGCACCAGCCGATCACTGGCTTTATCCCGACGGCCACGCAACTCGGCTATGCACTCGGCCTTTTCTTTCTGCTTCCGCTCGGGGACCTCGTCCATCGGCGCAAGCTGATCATCGGCCAGTTCATCGTTCTGTCGGTCGCGCTTGCGCTGGCGGCCATCGCTCCGTCGGCCTGGTCGCTCGTGCTGGCCTCGCTCGTCGTCGGTGCCAGTTCCACGGTTGCGCAACAGATCGTTCCCTTTGCCGCTTCGCTCGCCTCTCCCGAGAGGCGCGGCTCGACGATCGGTACCGTGATGGCGGGTGTGCTATCCGGGATCCTGTTCAGCAGGACGCTGTCCGGCTTCGTCGGCGAGCATGCGGGATGGCGCGAGATGTTCTGGATCGGCGTGCCCCTGGCGCTTGCCGCGGCAGTCCTGATGTATTTCGCTCTGCCTCATCATCGCCCGACCTCGCGCATGGCCTATCACAATGCCATCAAGTCGCTTGCCCATCTGTGGAAGCGGGAACGCGCGCTTCGGACGGCCGCACTGATGCAGGCCTCGCTCTTCGGCTCGTTCACGGCTTTCTGGACGATCCTGGCGCTCTACCTGCAGACGCCGCGCTTCAACCTTGGCGCGGATGTCGCCGGCCTCTTCGGGATCGTCGGCGCGGCTGGCATCTTTGCCGCGCCGCTTGCCGGCAAGATCGCAGATCGCCGTGGACCGCACTTCGTCGTCTGGATGGGTGCTTTGCTGACGCTGGTCGCCTGGGTCATCTTCGGTCTGTGGGCCTCGCTCGCCGCTCTGGTGATCGGCGTCGTCATCCTCGACTTCGGCATCCAAAGTGCGCTCGTGTCTAACCAGCATATCGTCTATGCGCTCGATGCCGATGCCCGCAGCCGACTGAATACCATCTTCATGACCTCGATGTTCCTCGGTGGTGCGATCGGCGCGGCACTGGCGACTGCGGCCTGGGAGTATGGCGGCTGGATCGGCGTCAGTGCCCTCGGCGCCCTGCTTGCGGTAGCCGCCTTGGCCATTCGTGCGGTCGAACATCGTGCCCGTTCGACCGTGGCTGCCAGAACTTGA
- a CDS encoding FAD-dependent monooxygenase — MKRLRIRIVGGSLAGLFAGILLQRDGHDVKIYERSSSGLAGRGAGLVGQHDLFRILRAIGCEHVARVGVVAKERIYFNRDGSVAETVRTPQMQISWDFLYSTVASHMAAESYVIGQPVVGVVEGSEGAQLLFADGRREDADLVIGADGLGSVVRPLLDADASNRFAGYVAWRGLIPETALPQEAAILRDRFAFYVTSGIHVLGYLVPGPNGETGLGERRYNWVWYRPVAAGELQTLFTAADGRSFDYSLPRGALSEERLQRLRADAVAMLPPPFVKAIEAEPQPSIQGIFDFEAAKIVSAHTALIGDAAFVVRPHTAMGVSKAAGDALALREALLASEDLSEALARYEQERLPVGKSVADYGRRLGASAL; from the coding sequence ATGAAACGGCTGCGTATTCGGATCGTCGGGGGATCGCTTGCAGGCCTCTTTGCCGGCATTCTCCTCCAGCGCGACGGCCATGATGTGAAAATCTACGAACGCTCTTCGTCCGGCCTGGCCGGACGGGGAGCAGGCCTTGTCGGACAGCATGATCTTTTCAGGATCCTGCGCGCCATCGGTTGCGAGCATGTCGCCCGCGTCGGCGTGGTCGCCAAGGAGCGGATCTACTTCAACCGGGATGGAAGCGTCGCCGAGACAGTCCGGACGCCGCAGATGCAGATTTCCTGGGACTTCCTCTATTCGACCGTCGCGTCCCATATGGCAGCCGAAAGCTATGTGATCGGGCAACCCGTTGTCGGAGTGGTCGAAGGCTCCGAAGGCGCTCAGCTCCTGTTCGCCGATGGCCGGCGAGAAGACGCCGATCTTGTCATCGGCGCGGACGGCCTCGGCTCGGTCGTTCGCCCTCTGCTTGACGCGGATGCGTCGAACCGCTTCGCCGGCTATGTGGCCTGGCGCGGTCTTATTCCGGAGACGGCATTGCCGCAGGAAGCAGCGATCCTGCGGGATCGCTTCGCTTTTTACGTGACGAGCGGGATTCATGTCCTCGGTTATCTGGTTCCCGGCCCGAACGGTGAAACGGGGCTCGGCGAGCGCCGGTATAATTGGGTCTGGTATCGTCCCGTTGCCGCGGGCGAACTGCAGACGCTGTTCACCGCCGCCGATGGCCGGTCATTCGACTATTCATTGCCGCGAGGCGCATTGTCGGAGGAGCGGCTACAGAGGCTTCGTGCTGATGCCGTCGCGATGCTGCCGCCCCCATTCGTCAAGGCGATCGAAGCCGAGCCCCAGCCTTCCATCCAGGGGATCTTCGATTTTGAAGCGGCAAAAATCGTATCTGCGCATACGGCCTTGATCGGTGACGCTGCCTTTGTCGTCCGGCCGCACACGGCGATGGGGGTGTCGAAGGCGGCGGGGGACGCGCTTGCGCTGAGAGAAGCGCTGCTGGCCTCTGAAGACCTCTCCGAAGCGCTCGCCCGTTATGAGCAGGAGCGGCTGCCTGTCGGAAAGTCTGTCGCTGATTATGGGCGCCGGCTGGGTGCGTCAGCCCTTTAG
- a CDS encoding DUF2188 domain-containing protein, translating to MHLTYHIGQHDGGWAYRLNDVWSEPYPSHAAARAAAHRAARRQQLEGHDAEILFQTEDGSWHREHVEAGDRPEVDVANE from the coding sequence ATGCACCTGACATATCACATTGGCCAGCATGACGGTGGCTGGGCTTATCGACTGAACGATGTCTGGTCGGAGCCCTATCCGAGCCACGCGGCAGCACGCGCCGCGGCCCATCGCGCAGCTCGCCGGCAGCAGCTTGAAGGCCATGATGCCGAGATCCTTTTCCAAACCGAGGACGGCTCGTGGCATCGGGAGCATGTCGAAGCAGGCGACCGCCCCGAGGTCGATGTCGCTAACGAATAG
- a CDS encoding AraC family transcriptional regulator translates to MSATAAVFAHNASPITFKNIAMETAEEVSSLLLCAIRCVEKDETIAIDLIKQASSLLKPFSISVEAAERPRNSAGGLAPWQINRVKNYIEDRISLPIALDELAQVAKLSTSYFSAAFKVTFGISPHNYVVERRVEFAKYRMLNSDAPLCEIALDCGLADQAHLSRIFRRVTGTTPSAWRRYMASPESRAVAA, encoded by the coding sequence ATGTCCGCCACCGCTGCCGTTTTCGCCCACAACGCCTCTCCCATCACTTTCAAGAACATCGCGATGGAAACCGCGGAGGAGGTGTCCTCCCTTCTTCTTTGCGCGATCCGCTGTGTCGAAAAGGACGAGACGATCGCCATCGATCTCATAAAGCAGGCTTCCAGCTTGCTAAAGCCGTTCTCGATCTCAGTCGAAGCCGCCGAGCGCCCGCGCAATTCGGCTGGCGGCCTTGCTCCCTGGCAGATCAATCGCGTGAAGAACTACATTGAAGATCGGATTTCCCTTCCGATTGCGCTCGACGAGCTCGCCCAGGTCGCAAAGCTCAGCACCAGCTACTTTTCCGCCGCGTTCAAGGTGACCTTCGGCATTTCTCCCCATAACTATGTCGTCGAACGCAGGGTGGAATTTGCGAAGTATCGCATGCTGAACAGTGACGCCCCGCTCTGCGAGATCGCGCTCGATTGCGGGCTGGCGGACCAAGCTCATCTTTCGCGGATTTTCCGGCGTGTGACCGGGACGACCCCGAGCGCCTGGCGTCGATACATGGCAAGCCCCGAAAGCCGGGCCGTCGCCGCCTGA
- a CDS encoding response regulator, with protein sequence MDIQLCSVGKHLRSVRMKEAEMPPIALIGIVDDDAEFLAALGSLVRSLGCEVECFSSAELLVNRANLPDFACVISDINMPKVDGLELIDILRHKAEELPIILMTGRGASDLEEKAYGCGARGFVTKPFGFEELASSLMEIGVITE encoded by the coding sequence ATGGATATACAGTTATGCTCAGTCGGAAAGCATCTTAGATCGGTGCGTATGAAAGAAGCTGAGATGCCGCCAATCGCCCTTATAGGGATTGTCGATGATGACGCCGAGTTCTTGGCGGCGCTGGGCAGCCTCGTTCGCTCACTCGGGTGCGAGGTGGAATGTTTCAGTTCCGCCGAATTGTTGGTCAACCGGGCGAACCTCCCGGACTTCGCCTGCGTCATCAGCGACATCAATATGCCGAAGGTGGATGGCCTGGAACTTATCGACATTCTCCGACACAAGGCGGAGGAGCTGCCGATCATCCTGATGACCGGGCGCGGCGCGTCAGATCTGGAGGAAAAGGCCTATGGCTGCGGTGCGCGGGGCTTCGTCACCAAGCCGTTCGGTTTCGAAGAGCTTGCATCAAGCCTGATGGAAATCGGCGTGATAACGGAATGA
- a CDS encoding response regulator has product MNRTPIVHVIDDDHDLLLSLDSLLRSVGLKTVLHETVPNFSVFTDLNGPCCALVDVRLPGFSGLDFQDQLLKSEKYIPLIFMTGFGDIPMTVRAMKAGAIDFLPKPFRDQDMLDAVSRALEIDRQRRSKVSEVSSLKARYEELSSREKEVMALVATGLMNKQIAGRLSLSEVTVKIHRGSAMRKMDARTLANLIKMAETLRLNEA; this is encoded by the coding sequence ATGAATAGGACACCAATTGTGCACGTCATCGATGATGACCACGACTTGCTTCTTTCGCTCGACAGCTTGCTTCGATCGGTCGGCTTGAAAACCGTGCTGCATGAAACGGTTCCGAATTTCTCGGTCTTCACGGACTTGAACGGTCCGTGCTGCGCCCTCGTGGACGTCCGTCTTCCCGGCTTCAGCGGTCTCGATTTCCAGGACCAGCTCTTGAAAAGTGAGAAGTACATCCCCTTGATCTTCATGACCGGTTTTGGAGATATCCCGATGACGGTCCGCGCCATGAAGGCGGGTGCCATCGACTTCCTTCCGAAGCCCTTTCGAGATCAGGATATGCTGGACGCTGTGTCACGAGCACTGGAAATTGACCGGCAGCGACGGTCAAAGGTTTCCGAGGTCTCATCACTGAAGGCTCGCTACGAGGAGCTCAGTTCGCGCGAGAAGGAAGTGATGGCGCTGGTTGCGACAGGGCTGATGAACAAGCAGATCGCCGGGCGACTGTCGCTGAGCGAGGTTACGGTCAAGATCCATCGCGGTTCGGCGATGCGCAAGATGGATGCTCGCACGCTGGCCAACCTCATCAAGATGGCCGAAACACTTAGGCTGAACGAAGCCTAA